The following proteins come from a genomic window of Schistocerca cancellata isolate TAMUIC-IGC-003103 chromosome 10, iqSchCanc2.1, whole genome shotgun sequence:
- the LOC126106739 gene encoding uncharacterized protein LOC126106739 translates to MWCRVSTCCCITNLRLATLIIAVLSLMGNVGVLAYTSWSINMSGPALQQLLKEGGSTEKDLELVSSYRVGMAIISVILVLSIAAILLDVVLFFGAFRCSRCRIKNV, encoded by the exons ATGTGGTGCAGGGTATCCACTTGCTGCTGCATCACGAATCTGCGGCTGGCCACGCTCATCATTGCTGTCCTCAGTTTG ATGGGCAACGTTGGGGTACTTGCCTACACGTCGTGGAGCATCAATATGAGCGGGCCGGCCTTGCAGCAGCTGCTCAAAGAAGGCGGTTCGACGGAAAAGGACTTGGAGCTAGTGAGCAGCTACAGAG TCGGTATGGCGATTATATCGGTTATCTTGGTGCTGTCCATCGCTGCCATTCTCCTAGACGTCGTGCTGTTCTTTGGAGCTTTTAGA TGTAGTA